A DNA window from Flavisolibacter ginsenosidimutans contains the following coding sequences:
- a CDS encoding N-acetylmuramoyl-L-alanine amidase, producing MKSLRNTLFLSFLTLLLYNCNKNPYTATNKDYKRQAKGYAKLLKQAPPNDSLPQIVSNWVGTTNFNMRKPNFVVIHHTAQNSCDQTLKTFTMPKTQVSAHYVICKDGSVHHMLNDLLRAWHGGVAKWGNNTDINSSSIGIEIDNNGVDSFATAQINTLLQLLANLKKAYAIPAANFIGHEDIAPTRKNDPNVTFPWKKLADAGFGLWWSDTTGVTVPQTFDHLQALRIIGYNIKDTTSVIQTFNRKYLQQEGQSRLSEDGRKILYTLYRKYE from the coding sequence ATGAAATCCCTTCGGAATACGCTTTTCCTTTCTTTCCTGACCCTTCTTCTCTACAACTGCAACAAAAACCCTTATACCGCTACCAACAAAGACTACAAGCGCCAGGCAAAAGGCTACGCAAAACTGTTGAAGCAAGCACCGCCGAACGATTCCTTGCCGCAAATAGTTAGCAACTGGGTGGGAACCACCAATTTCAACATGCGCAAGCCAAATTTTGTCGTCATTCACCACACGGCGCAAAACAGTTGCGATCAAACGCTGAAAACTTTTACCATGCCCAAAACACAGGTGAGTGCGCATTACGTTATTTGCAAAGACGGCAGCGTTCACCACATGCTCAATGACCTGCTGCGTGCCTGGCACGGCGGGGTAGCCAAATGGGGAAACAATACCGACATCAATTCTTCTTCCATTGGCATTGAGATTGACAACAACGGCGTGGACAGTTTTGCCACGGCGCAAATCAACACGCTGCTGCAACTGCTTGCCAATTTGAAAAAAGCTTACGCCATTCCCGCCGCAAATTTTATCGGTCACGAAGACATTGCACCCACGCGAAAGAATGATCCGAACGTTACTTTTCCCTGGAAAAAACTGGCCGATGCAGGCTTCGGCCTTTGGTGGAGCGACACGACCGGCGTAACGGTTCCGCAAACCTTTGATCACCTGCAGGCTTTGCGCATCATTGGTTACAACATCAAAGACACAACCTCGGTAATTCAAACCTTTAACCGCAAGTATTTACAGCAAGAAGGCCAAAGCCGCTTGTCGGAAGACGGCCGGAAAATACTGTACACATTATACCGTAAATACGAGTAA
- the creD gene encoding cell envelope integrity protein CreD — protein sequence METMLAQNVWTKSKLLIKAGIIAAIILLLQIPTYYVQNLIEEREGRQKEAIAEVSSKWAGRQNIMGPVLVVPYWETTNDTLATKNKTKHLAYFLPDELTVNASVTPQEKYRGIYKVMLYSSAVNLSGAFHSVQPQRLGLAPEDMIWNEAYMRMSTSDNKGLNDEVKLNVNDTALTVSPFDREGAKDQGLSAMLSLASAQDVANLRFSSQMVINGSEQLLFTPLGKSTTVRLSSAWPHPSFTGNSLPQTTRIKDSGFTAVWRSMGHKQNFPQQWKDDAFSLNNLSANSVAASAFGVDLFIPVSGYQKTMRSIKYSLLCLLLTFAAFFLIETTAKKSAHPFHYGLIGLALILFYTLLLSFSEYTGFDAAYVVASAFTVGLIGWFSRSVLASGKLAVLVSTILVLLYGYVFTILQLQDYSLLLGSLGLFLTLGVIMHFSKKIQW from the coding sequence ATGGAAACAATGCTTGCACAAAACGTTTGGACGAAAAGCAAACTGCTCATTAAAGCAGGAATCATTGCGGCCATTATTCTGCTTCTGCAAATTCCAACTTACTACGTTCAAAATTTAATTGAAGAAAGGGAAGGCCGTCAAAAGGAAGCCATTGCCGAAGTAAGCAGCAAATGGGCCGGGCGGCAAAACATCATGGGGCCTGTACTTGTGGTGCCTTATTGGGAAACGACAAACGATACGCTTGCCACCAAAAACAAGACAAAGCATCTTGCTTATTTCTTACCCGATGAATTAACCGTGAACGCATCGGTAACACCCCAGGAAAAATACCGCGGCATTTACAAAGTGATGCTTTATTCTTCGGCGGTTAATTTATCAGGCGCCTTTCATTCGGTGCAGCCGCAACGTCTTGGTCTTGCACCCGAAGACATGATTTGGAACGAAGCCTACATGCGCATGAGTACATCGGACAACAAAGGTTTAAACGATGAAGTAAAATTAAATGTGAACGATACGGCACTAACGGTTTCACCGTTTGACAGAGAAGGCGCAAAAGATCAGGGATTGTCTGCGATGCTGTCGTTAGCATCAGCACAAGATGTTGCAAATCTGCGGTTCTCTTCGCAAATGGTTATCAACGGTTCCGAGCAATTACTTTTTACACCGCTTGGCAAGTCCACAACGGTTCGTCTTTCTTCGGCCTGGCCGCATCCCAGTTTCACCGGCAACAGCCTGCCGCAAACAACCCGTATAAAAGACAGTGGCTTTACAGCAGTTTGGCGAAGCATGGGCCATAAACAAAATTTTCCGCAACAATGGAAGGACGATGCCTTTAGCCTCAACAACCTTTCTGCCAACAGCGTTGCCGCATCTGCTTTTGGCGTGGATTTGTTTATTCCCGTGAGCGGCTATCAAAAAACAATGCGCTCCATTAAATATTCTTTGCTGTGCCTGTTGTTAACCTTTGCCGCTTTCTTTTTAATTGAAACCACCGCAAAAAAGTCAGCGCACCCCTTTCATTACGGCTTAATCGGGCTTGCGCTGATTTTATTTTACACCTTGCTTCTTTCGTTTTCGGAATACACCGGCTTTGATGCGGCTTACGTCGTTGCATCGGCATTTACCGTTGGGTTGATTGGCTGGTTCAGCAGAAGTGTTCTTGCGTCGGGCAAATTAGCGGTACTGGTTTCAACAATACTCGTCTTGCTTTACGGCTATGTATTTACCATTTTGCAATTGCAGGATTATTCGTTGTTGCTCGGAAGCCTTGGCCTCTTTTTAACGCTGGGTGTAATCATGCATTTCTCGAAAAAAATTCAATGGTAA
- a CDS encoding DUF1361 domain-containing protein, with protein MFKQLQQSFLFKLYFSKTELERLLILSCLFSMGLTAVRIVYTHHLQFAWLTWNLFLALVPYLITRFAVQNISWIEKRWKFVLLFWVWLLFLPNSFYIITDLFHLEIANRVPLWFDLALIFSFAWNGILLGVLSIRMMEKMVQLNFPSIKEWQFVYPLMLLNAFGVYIGRYLRYNSWDVIADPFQLTEDIIYLLLHPLRHRLDWSMIVCYAVFMTLIYLAVKRMSKALW; from the coding sequence ATGTTTAAGCAGCTTCAACAAAGTTTTCTTTTCAAACTCTATTTCAGCAAAACAGAATTAGAACGCCTGCTCATTCTTTCCTGCTTGTTCAGCATGGGCCTTACGGCCGTTCGCATTGTTTATACGCATCATTTGCAATTTGCCTGGCTTACGTGGAATTTGTTTTTAGCGCTGGTGCCTTACCTCATCACGCGGTTTGCGGTGCAGAACATTTCGTGGATAGAAAAGCGGTGGAAATTTGTTTTATTGTTTTGGGTTTGGCTGTTATTCTTACCCAACTCTTTTTACATCATCACCGATTTGTTTCATTTGGAAATTGCCAACCGGGTTCCGCTCTGGTTTGATTTAGCGCTGATCTTTTCCTTTGCCTGGAACGGCATTTTACTCGGCGTGCTTTCCATACGGATGATGGAGAAAATGGTGCAACTAAATTTTCCTTCAATTAAAGAATGGCAGTTTGTTTATCCGCTGATGTTACTGAACGCTTTTGGTGTTTACATCGGCCGTTACCTGCGTTACAACAGTTGGGATGTGATTGCCGATCCGTTTCAATTAACGGAAGACATCATCTATTTACTCCTTCATCCGCTTCGCCATCGTCTTGACTGGAGCATGATTGTTTGCTACGCCGTTTTTATGACGTTGATTTATTTGGCGGTGAAACGGATGAGCAAGGCCTTGTGGTGA
- a CDS encoding MBL fold metallo-hydrolase, translating to MLTVQPFTFNPVQENTYVLYNEKGDCGIIDPGCYFASEETALKDFIEQNNLKPTLLVNTHCHLDHIFGNRFVHQTYGLNLHLHSLEKAVLEYGPASAQLWGLSFVNYDGEMVFIDEGQTLRIGDDELRILFTPGHSPGSLSFYSAANKFVISGDVLFEKSVGRTDLPGGDFNILEESIKTKLYTLPEDTVVHPGHGNSTTIGDEMKGNPFVKMI from the coding sequence ATGTTAACGGTTCAACCCTTCACCTTCAATCCCGTTCAGGAAAATACCTACGTGTTGTATAACGAAAAAGGAGACTGCGGTATTATAGACCCCGGCTGCTATTTTGCTTCGGAAGAAACAGCGCTGAAAGATTTCATTGAACAGAACAACCTTAAACCCACGCTGCTCGTAAACACGCATTGTCATCTCGATCACATTTTTGGTAACCGCTTCGTGCATCAAACCTATGGCCTGAATCTCCACCTGCACTCGCTGGAAAAAGCGGTGCTGGAATACGGCCCGGCATCGGCGCAGTTGTGGGGTTTGTCCTTTGTGAATTACGACGGCGAAATGGTTTTCATTGACGAAGGCCAAACGCTGCGCATCGGCGATGATGAACTGCGTATTCTTTTTACGCCGGGCCATTCGCCGGGAAGCCTGTCGTTTTACAGCGCGGCTAATAAATTCGTCATCAGCGGCGACGTACTGTTTGAAAAAAGCGTAGGCCGCACCGATTTGCCGGGTGGTGATTTTAATATCCTCGAAGAAAGCATCAAAACAAAACTCTACACATTACCCGAAGACACCGTTGTGCATCCGGGTCACGGAAACAGTACCACAATCGGCGATGAAATGAAAGGCAATCCTTTTGTGAAGATGATTTAA
- a CDS encoding DoxX-like family protein, whose amino-acid sequence MWTYTQDPSTHQQWDLRFSEITYLPKDNPTSPQRFLYSTKIGFGFKVNGIGESVATKTKDSGESTSVLKFSSDSNLSVIRQGSGYWKYVPEQGGIKFFTGYDYQTRWGIFGQIFDKFIFRPLMVWATAWSFDCLKNWIEKGLHPKQVIKAKLTVVISGIALSLVWIYQGLIPKLLFTDTGEVEILKQSGLFTGNEKSVLTFIGWAEILFGLSILFIHKKFLHIINIFALLLLSATAFFSNAMIFTFPFNPFSLNLSMIAISTIAILNVGCLPKASNSITKQK is encoded by the coding sequence TTGTGGACATATACGCAAGACCCTTCAACGCACCAGCAGTGGGACTTGCGGTTTTCAGAAATAACATACTTGCCGAAAGACAATCCTACAAGCCCTCAAAGGTTTCTTTACTCAACTAAGATTGGTTTTGGATTTAAAGTAAATGGTATCGGCGAAAGTGTTGCAACCAAGACCAAGGACAGCGGAGAAAGCACGTCGGTTTTAAAATTTTCATCCGATAGCAATTTATCAGTTATCCGACAAGGTTCAGGCTATTGGAAGTATGTTCCCGAACAAGGCGGAATAAAATTCTTCACCGGCTACGACTATCAAACCCGTTGGGGAATCTTCGGACAAATATTTGACAAGTTTATTTTCCGACCACTAATGGTTTGGGCAACTGCATGGAGTTTTGACTGTTTAAAAAACTGGATTGAAAAAGGTCTGCATCCAAAGCAAGTGATAAAAGCGAAACTTACAGTTGTCATTTCAGGCATAGCATTAAGTTTGGTTTGGATTTATCAAGGCCTAATCCCAAAACTTTTATTCACGGACACAGGAGAAGTTGAAATATTAAAACAGTCAGGACTCTTTACGGGAAATGAAAAAAGTGTGTTGACGTTTATAGGTTGGGCAGAAATACTCTTCGGACTTAGCATTCTTTTCATTCACAAAAAATTTCTTCACATCATAAACATATTTGCATTGTTGCTGCTTTCAGCGACAGCATTCTTTAGCAATGCAATGATTTTTACTTTTCCGTTCAATCCATTTTCTTTGAATCTTTCAATGATTGCAATTTCAACAATTGCAATTCTTAACGTCGGATGTTTGCCAAAAGCATCTAACTCTATAACCAAGCAGAAATAA
- a CDS encoding aspartate aminotransferase family protein: MNLRQLFLSHVAQTSAAPLALEIIKAEGCVLIDASGKEYLDLIGGISVANVGHRHPKVVEAIKKQTDDYLHVMVYGEFVQSPQVQYAKLLTQHLPSSLDSVYFTNSGAEAVEGAMKLAKRATGRTEIIAFQNSYHGSTQGALSIIGDEYWRNAFRPLLPDIQHLRYNSFDDLKFITQQTACVIAETVQAEAGIIAPQKEWLRFLQERCTEVGALFILDEIQAGFGRTGKLWGFENFNVVPDVLLLGKALGGGLPLGAFIADKSLMDCLTDNPVLGHITTFGGHPLCCAAGKAAFEALLDEELFASAKEKEALCRSLLVHPNIKSLSSFGLWMAVEFESFEENKKIIDACIANGVLTDWFLFASNCLRISPPLTLSLRQVKQACEIILEALP, encoded by the coding sequence ATGAATTTACGGCAGCTTTTTCTAAGCCATGTAGCCCAAACATCGGCCGCACCTTTGGCCCTGGAAATTATCAAAGCCGAAGGCTGTGTGTTGATTGACGCATCGGGAAAAGAATATTTGGATTTGATTGGCGGCATTAGCGTTGCCAACGTGGGCCACCGCCATCCGAAAGTTGTTGAGGCGATTAAAAAACAAACAGACGATTACCTGCACGTAATGGTTTACGGTGAGTTTGTGCAAAGCCCGCAAGTGCAATACGCGAAATTGCTGACGCAGCATCTTCCTTCGTCGCTCGACAGCGTTTACTTTACCAACTCGGGTGCAGAAGCCGTGGAAGGCGCTATGAAGCTTGCCAAGCGGGCTACGGGAAGAACGGAAATTATTGCGTTCCAAAATTCCTATCACGGCTCTACGCAAGGTGCGTTAAGCATCATTGGTGATGAATATTGGCGCAATGCTTTTCGGCCTTTGTTACCGGACATTCAACACCTGCGGTACAATTCGTTTGATGATTTGAAATTTATCACACAACAAACTGCTTGCGTAATTGCTGAAACGGTACAGGCTGAGGCAGGAATTATTGCTCCGCAAAAGGAGTGGCTGCGATTCTTGCAGGAGCGTTGCACAGAAGTGGGTGCTTTGTTTATCCTCGACGAAATACAGGCCGGCTTTGGACGCACGGGAAAGCTGTGGGGCTTTGAAAACTTTAACGTCGTACCCGATGTTTTGCTCCTGGGCAAAGCACTCGGTGGCGGCTTGCCGCTCGGGGCTTTTATTGCCGATAAAAGTTTGATGGATTGCTTGACGGATAACCCGGTGCTTGGACACATTACTACGTTTGGTGGACACCCGCTTTGCTGCGCTGCCGGCAAGGCGGCGTTTGAAGCCTTGCTTGATGAAGAATTGTTTGCTTCTGCAAAAGAAAAAGAAGCCTTGTGCCGATCATTGCTCGTTCATCCAAACATAAAATCTCTTTCATCTTTTGGTTTGTGGATGGCGGTTGAATTTGAAAGCTTTGAGGAGAATAAAAAAATCATTGATGCCTGTATCGCAAACGGTGTACTTACCGATTGGTTTTTGTTTGCGTCAAATTGTTTGCGCATTTCGCCGCCGTTAACCCTTTCGCTTCGGCAGGTAAAACAAGCCTGCGAAATTATTTTGGAAGCACTGCCATAA
- a CDS encoding DNA-formamidopyrimidine glycosylase family protein, translated as MPEGPSLILFTEDLQRFAGQKILEVSGNSKIDQQRLVGKKIKEIKTWGKHMLWRFDDFTVKIHFLMFGTYYINSSKDAKPRLYLRFQKDELNLYSTAIKILEEPLDEIYDWTADVLNPSWDAKAARKKLKAIPDAMVTDALLNQEIFSGVGNIIKNEILFRIKVHPESLVGALPPRKLTEMIKQASVYSYEFLAWKREYVLKKNWQVHTKKTCPRDGAKICKAHLGKTDRRTFWCEACQVKYE; from the coding sequence ATGCCGGAAGGGCCGTCGCTTATTTTATTTACAGAGGATCTGCAGCGTTTTGCGGGACAAAAAATTTTGGAAGTGAGCGGTAATTCCAAAATTGACCAGCAGCGCTTGGTGGGAAAGAAGATAAAGGAAATAAAAACCTGGGGCAAGCACATGCTCTGGCGCTTCGACGACTTTACGGTGAAGATTCACTTTCTCATGTTTGGTACATACTACATCAACTCCAGCAAAGACGCTAAACCTCGTTTGTATCTGCGTTTCCAAAAAGACGAATTGAACTTGTATTCAACGGCCATTAAAATTCTTGAAGAACCGCTGGACGAAATTTACGATTGGACGGCCGATGTATTAAATCCTTCGTGGGATGCAAAAGCTGCACGAAAAAAACTAAAAGCCATCCCTGATGCAATGGTAACCGATGCTTTGTTGAACCAGGAAATTTTTTCCGGTGTGGGTAACATTATCAAGAACGAAATTCTCTTTCGCATCAAAGTGCATCCCGAAAGTTTGGTGGGTGCTTTGCCGCCGCGAAAGCTGACGGAGATGATCAAGCAAGCTTCGGTTTACAGTTATGAATTTTTAGCGTGGAAGCGTGAATACGTGTTGAAGAAAAATTGGCAAGTGCACACAAAGAAAACCTGTCCGCGTGACGGTGCGAAAATTTGTAAAGCGCATTTGGGAAAGACGGACAGGAGAACGTTTTGGTGCGAAGCGTGTCAGGTGAAGTATGAGTAA
- the pheS gene encoding phenylalanine--tRNA ligase subunit alpha: MEELLQQIETHRKEIEAYQISTPQEAEEYRIKYLGTKGILKALFGEMKNVPADRRKEAGQVMNEFKSFAEAKYEEAKQLTVNSQQSSEAAIDLSLPGDEIEIGARHPITLMRNRIVSIFQRLGFSVADGPEIEDDWHNFTALNLPENHPARDMQDTFYIHQNPDWLLRTHTSNIQIREMKKGKLPIRIVCPGRVYRNETISARSHCFFHQVEGLYIDENVSFADLKQTLYFFVKEMFGKDVKVRFRPSYFPFTEPSAEMDVTCFICGGKGCRICKHTGWVEILGCGMVHPNVLENCGIDSNKYTGFAFGMGIERPAMLMYDVNDIRLFSENDARFLRQFKGA; the protein is encoded by the coding sequence ATGGAAGAGTTGTTACAGCAAATAGAAACACACCGCAAAGAAATTGAAGCTTACCAAATTTCTACGCCGCAAGAGGCGGAAGAATACCGCATAAAATACCTCGGCACGAAAGGCATTTTGAAAGCCTTGTTCGGCGAGATGAAGAACGTGCCCGCCGACCGCAGAAAGGAAGCCGGGCAAGTGATGAACGAGTTCAAAAGTTTTGCCGAAGCGAAGTATGAGGAAGCGAAACAGTTAACAGTCAACAGTCAACAGTCATCGGAAGCAGCGATTGATTTAAGCTTGCCCGGCGATGAAATAGAAATTGGCGCAAGGCACCCGATAACCCTCATGCGCAACCGCATTGTTTCCATCTTTCAGCGCCTTGGTTTTTCCGTGGCCGATGGACCGGAGATTGAAGACGACTGGCACAATTTCACGGCGCTGAATCTTCCCGAAAACCACCCGGCCCGCGACATGCAGGACACGTTTTACATTCACCAAAATCCCGACTGGCTCCTGCGCACACACACAAGCAACATCCAGATACGCGAAATGAAAAAGGGCAAGCTGCCCATTCGCATTGTTTGTCCCGGCCGCGTGTACCGCAACGAAACCATCAGTGCACGTTCGCACTGTTTTTTTCATCAAGTCGAAGGCTTGTACATTGACGAAAACGTTTCCTTTGCCGACCTGAAACAAACGCTTTACTTTTTTGTGAAGGAGATGTTTGGCAAAGACGTGAAGGTGCGCTTTCGTCCGTCGTATTTTCCATTTACCGAGCCCAGTGCCGAGATGGACGTAACCTGTTTCATTTGCGGCGGCAAAGGTTGCCGCATTTGCAAGCACACGGGTTGGGTGGAAATTTTGGGTTGCGGCATGGTGCACCCGAACGTATTGGAGAACTGCGGCATTGACTCAAACAAGTACACGGGCTTTGCGTTTGGAATGGGAATCGAACGACCTGCGATGTTAATGTATGACGTGAATGATATCCGGTTGTTTAGTGAGAACGATGCGAGGTTTTTGAGGCAGTTTAAGGGAGCGTGA
- a CDS encoding winged helix-turn-helix domain-containing protein, with the protein MPVNNPIAGLNKIFDNRIRLGVMSAVVVNEEMSFNDLKQLLEVTDGNLATHLQTLEEAGFLKVHKGFVGRKTNTTYSITKAGEKAFKDHLGGLEKMIRGMK; encoded by the coding sequence ATGCCGGTAAACAATCCCATAGCAGGACTCAATAAAATCTTCGACAACCGCATTCGGCTGGGCGTGATGAGCGCCGTGGTGGTAAACGAGGAAATGAGCTTTAACGACTTGAAGCAACTGCTGGAAGTCACCGACGGCAACCTGGCAACGCACTTGCAAACTTTGGAAGAAGCTGGTTTTTTGAAAGTGCACAAAGGTTTTGTAGGAAGAAAAACCAACACCACGTATTCCATTACCAAGGCGGGAGAGAAGGCGTTTAAAGATCACTTGGGTGGTTTGGAAAAAATGATCAGGGGAATGAAGTAA
- a CDS encoding type 1 glutamine amidotransferase domain-containing protein yields MARDVKGKKVAILTENGFEEVELTSPMNALEQAGAEVHVISPQKDKVKAWNHDHWSIEIPVDKVLSDASPEDYDMLVLPGGVMNPDTLRQNKDAVAFAQHFLEQGKPLAAICHGPQLLIETGMLNERNLTSYPSLQTDLKNAGAIWEDKEVIVDNGLVTSRKPDDLDAFNKKMIEELSEGQHATTGQFTQQER; encoded by the coding sequence ATGGCAAGAGACGTTAAAGGAAAAAAAGTCGCCATTCTTACCGAGAACGGCTTTGAAGAAGTGGAATTAACCAGCCCGATGAATGCCCTGGAACAGGCCGGCGCCGAAGTGCACGTCATCTCTCCGCAAAAAGACAAAGTGAAAGCCTGGAACCACGATCATTGGAGCATTGAGATTCCTGTTGATAAAGTATTAAGTGATGCTTCGCCGGAAGATTACGACATGCTTGTTTTGCCTGGCGGCGTGATGAATCCCGACACGCTGCGGCAGAACAAAGATGCCGTGGCCTTTGCACAACATTTTTTGGAACAAGGCAAACCGTTGGCGGCTATTTGTCACGGCCCGCAACTGCTGATCGAAACCGGCATGTTAAACGAACGCAATCTGACTTCCTATCCTTCGTTGCAAACGGATTTGAAAAATGCCGGCGCCATTTGGGAAGACAAGGAGGTGATTGTGGACAACGGTTTGGTTACTTCGCGCAAGCCCGATGATCTCGATGCTTTCAACAAAAAAATGATTGAAGAATTAAGCGAAGGCCAGCACGCTACGACGGGACAATTTACACAGCAGGAGAGATAG
- a CDS encoding MerR family transcriptional regulator, with product MPKQLPQITFDFSSDEEPKEFLSGQPVQPPQKQKSKRGRKSLKEPEFLDETPEIPEDEILFQKAYYGIGEVAQMFKVNISQLRYWENEFDALEPRKNRKGDRLFRPQDIKTLQLIHDLIRRRKFTLEGAKEFLKKNAKAKETHELIASLQKIKTFLLELKASM from the coding sequence ATGCCCAAGCAATTGCCCCAAATAACGTTTGATTTTTCCAGCGACGAAGAGCCGAAAGAATTCCTTTCGGGCCAGCCGGTGCAACCGCCACAAAAACAAAAATCAAAACGCGGCCGCAAAAGCCTGAAAGAGCCGGAGTTTTTAGACGAAACGCCGGAAATTCCCGAAGACGAAATCTTGTTTCAGAAAGCCTATTACGGCATTGGTGAAGTGGCGCAAATGTTCAAGGTCAACATCTCGCAGTTGCGTTATTGGGAAAACGAATTCGATGCCCTTGAGCCGCGCAAAAACCGCAAAGGTGACCGTCTGTTTCGACCCCAAGACATTAAAACCCTTCAGCTCATTCACGACCTCATTCGCCGCCGCAAATTTACCCTCGAAGGCGCCAAAGAATTTTTGAAGAAGAACGCCAAAGCAAAAGAAACGCACGAGTTGATTGCTTCGCTGCAAAAAATAAAAACTTTTTTGCTGGAGCTGAAAGCGAGCATGTAG
- a CDS encoding gamma carbonic anhydrase family protein: MALILPVEGNYPKWGEDCFIAPNCTIVGDVEMGNQCSVWFNAVVRGDVNSIRLGNKVNVQDGAVIHCTYKRSKTIIGDNVSIGHNAIVHGCTVHDNVLIGMGSIVMDNAVVHSNTIIAAGAVVLEGTICEGGSIYAGVPAKKIKDISPEKVEGEIARIANNYIGYASWFSEANVANDKI; the protein is encoded by the coding sequence ATGGCATTGATCTTACCGGTAGAAGGAAATTATCCAAAATGGGGCGAAGATTGTTTTATTGCGCCTAACTGCACCATCGTGGGCGACGTGGAAATGGGCAACCAATGCAGCGTGTGGTTTAACGCCGTAGTGCGCGGCGACGTAAACAGCATCCGCCTTGGCAACAAAGTAAACGTGCAAGATGGCGCGGTAATCCATTGCACGTACAAACGCTCCAAAACAATTATTGGCGATAACGTGTCCATTGGGCACAATGCCATTGTGCACGGCTGCACCGTTCACGACAACGTTTTAATCGGCATGGGGTCCATTGTTATGGACAATGCCGTGGTGCACAGCAATACCATCATTGCTGCCGGCGCGGTGGTATTGGAAGGAACCATCTGCGAAGGCGGGTCCATTTACGCCGGCGTGCCGGCTAAAAAAATAAAGGACATTTCGCCGGAGAAAGTGGAAGGGGAAATAGCCCGCATTGCGAACAATTACATTGGTTACGCATCGTGGTTTTCCGAGGCCAATGTTGCAAACGACAAAATTTAA
- a CDS encoding DUF4166 domain-containing protein, with protein sequence MSSIYQQVLGSDFQKLHPQIQKRFGFSSNDKIASIGKGIMQSVWYGKPYTLPFLYVGTWRNIMFPQKGKNVPFTIENYAYKDKFGRETVTWIRKYRFPNRERRFDATMIYSKKRKRIVDYLGTHQHLAVDIEMKVAENGGLNLTSGEQRFYEGAIGFKFPMLFSGKANVCEWFEDKEQKFKISVVVTNKIWGKLFGYEGTFDVEYVPVNSTIDIPNDVLPIREEIRE encoded by the coding sequence ATGAGTTCAATATATCAGCAAGTTTTGGGTTCAGACTTTCAAAAACTTCATCCGCAAATTCAAAAGCGGTTTGGGTTTAGCAGCAATGACAAAATTGCTTCCATTGGAAAAGGTATTATGCAAAGCGTGTGGTATGGCAAGCCATATACGCTGCCGTTTCTTTATGTTGGTACATGGAGAAACATCATGTTTCCTCAAAAAGGGAAAAATGTTCCTTTCACTATTGAGAATTATGCTTACAAGGACAAGTTCGGAAGAGAAACAGTTACTTGGATTCGCAAGTATCGTTTCCCAAATCGTGAAAGAAGATTTGATGCAACAATGATCTATAGCAAAAAAAGAAAACGCATTGTTGATTATTTAGGAACGCATCAACACCTTGCAGTTGATATTGAAATGAAGGTCGCAGAAAATGGAGGATTAAATCTTACCTCCGGCGAGCAAAGATTTTATGAAGGAGCAATTGGTTTCAAATTCCCAATGCTTTTTTCAGGTAAGGCAAATGTTTGCGAATGGTTTGAAGACAAAGAACAAAAGTTTAAAATTTCCGTTGTTGTAACTAACAAAATCTGGGGAAAATTATTTGGCTACGAAGGAACATTTGACGTAGAATATGTTCCTGTTAATTCAACAATTGATATTCCAAATGATGTTTTACCAATAAGAGAAGAAATCCGTGAGTAA
- a CDS encoding diacylglycerol kinase, translating into MPNKKFSWRERGNSFGFAWQGIKALFRTEHNAWIHGGLTVVVVFLSLLLDVSRTEVCILVLTMAFVWAAEIFNTALEKAMDFISLEKHPQIGLVKDLAAAAVLVSAVAAFVVGLIIFLPKLLHYV; encoded by the coding sequence ATGCCGAATAAAAAATTTTCGTGGCGGGAGAGAGGCAACAGTTTTGGCTTTGCCTGGCAAGGCATCAAAGCCTTGTTTCGCACCGAGCACAATGCCTGGATTCACGGCGGACTAACCGTGGTAGTTGTTTTTCTTTCGTTGCTGCTGGATGTTAGCCGCACCGAAGTTTGCATCCTTGTTTTGACAATGGCTTTTGTGTGGGCCGCCGAAATTTTCAACACGGCGCTGGAAAAAGCAATGGATTTTATTTCGCTCGAAAAACACCCGCAAATAGGCTTGGTGAAAGACCTTGCCGCCGCCGCTGTTCTTGTTTCGGCCGTTGCAGCCTTTGTGGTCGGATTGATCATTTTTCTTCCCAAACTCCTTCATTATGTTTAA